ATGAATATGTTATGAATTTCAAGTAATATTTATCATTGATTtagtatttatatatatataggtataAATCATACAAAATATAGacaaaaaaaactttttctCAGCAATCCCACTCTCTGCTGTCTAATTTTTGGGGTCGGCTGCTACTCGCTGAGATCTGGGATTGACAACATAGATCCCAACACACTGTGAGTTGGTCCAAACAAGTGTAGCAGAAGCTGGTTTATATATTAATTGAATCATATTGTTAGTTGATGCTGTGGTTCATAATTCTTTGGAGCATTTTCTGAAACTTGTCTCTGGGTGCAACACAATCTTTCTGGTGATATTTATATATGATTTGGTTTTCTTTGCTTTCTTAAAACTGAAAATCTATGTGTAACTTTCCTTTTGGCGATCATGACTGACAATGTAATCATTGATGCTCCAAAAGTAAATGTTACTTGATGAGGAGAAAATGTCTGTGActctttttatcttttatgtGTTCTTGATGGGTCGCTTTTACTTATTTCAAGGATTATTACAAAGTGCTGGAGGTTGATTATGATGCAACTGATGAAATTATCAAATTAAGTTACCGAAGACTCGCAATGGTGTGTAAttgcctttgtatttgctcctGCTAGGGCTCTTGTCATATtttttcaaaatgaaaaaaaattaacgttTTACTACTTATATACATATGACTCTACTCCATTTGATAGAAGTGGCATCCTGACAAGCACAAAGGTGACGGTGACGGTGATGTTACTGCAAAATTTCAAGAGATAAATGAAGCTTACAATGGTAATTCTTTCATGGATTTGTAAAAATATGTCATACTTCTTTTTCCATGTTAGCACATCATATAACAAGCTTCATTCTTCTAGCTTTGGTGATCACCTGTATCAATGCAGTTCCTGACAATGGAAAATTTCTTATTCTATCTTTAACACAatcataatatataaataatgagAGTAAAAGTACAAGTAATTGTAAGCACAAAGGTTGTGATCACTCATTAATTTGGAAATTGGTCGTGTAAAAGAAATTGCTTCAAACTTAATAAGTAGGTCTGCAATTGATACTTAATGGATTAGAGTTACTCTTTAGCCCCACATAGTTTGACGGACCTAGATGTGTGTTTCTGCTGCATATGGCCATGGTTTAGAATACAGGAAGCTACTGCATGTATTTGATAATCTTGAAtttttgtttattatatttataatctTTCTTTGTTATTTATTAGTTTTGAGTGATCCTGCCAAGCGTTTGGACTACGATTTGACTGGGACGTGTGAGGTTGAAAAGTATAGTTTGCAGGTATGCAACTCAGATCTCATTAAATGTTTAAGAATTATTTACATGGATCTGTTTATGATTGTTTCATTATATCCTCCTAATGATAATTGCTGCTGTGGACTTATTTGGTCGGCATTTCTCATTTTTATACAGGAATATCTTGCTAGATTTAAAGGAATGATTCTTACCTGCAATGGACTTGGTATCAATCATGCTGACAGATGGTATTTGCTTTTAATCTTTTTCCTCTGTCTTTCTATTTGTCTCTCTGTACTGGATAGAGAGTTATATAGTTGGTTCTTTCCACACAACCAGATGaactttattattattttaaaccCATCATTTGCTTCAGACATTCTTTTGTATGTCCGTGGTAAGTTTTAGCCATTATGTGGGAAGGTGTCGagttatttttgaattttaagtGAACCAACAGAATTTTCGATAAAATGAGGTAGGATGTAATTTAACAAAGCTGTGCTTAAGAAGtttgataattttttatgcCTTGCCTTTACATGATACTTTCGGATCCAGCTTGATCTCAAACTACCATGTTCTTAAGAGCTACTCAAGTCTAGGTTATGTGATACTAATTTCTTGTTTTAGATTTTTGCCCATATGCAAATTCATGTATGAGGAAAAGCTAGTGTTAGAGTTGACATTTGTTGAGTCTGATTGCGTTCAAAGAATTTCCTGCTTGTAGGtctgataagaaccttgggaacCATACCACAAtagctagctgttgtagttggtGAGCCCAAGACtttaaccccccccccccccccaactaGAATCTCATACTTCCGATGTGGGACCCAAGTCCCTTGCAAGTGGATCCTAACACGGCCACTGGACATTTTATGATTTCTAATTATATGCACATTTTAATGGTGTCTCTGTCATGTTTAACGCCAGTCAATTCAACAAGGGAACTTCATTTGGAGAACTTAGGAGACATGTATCTCTTTTGTTGGATTATGTCTTAGGTTGGACACTTTGGAACCAAATTGCTACTTGAGATCTTTCCTTAATCCATTTTAACTCCATAGCTCCTTCACTTCCTAACCGactaaaccaaaaatcactTTGTGATTCGTTACTTTTGCATATGCTGTTCACAGCCTTGAAATGGCCTAAATTCAGCCCTTGATTGCTTTCTCTAGGCCTACTTACTGAACATCTATTATTGTAAATGGACCTGCTATATATCTGGTGTGAGGTGTCAGTttcttctatattttatttaactcTTATCCTACTAACCTGAACTTTGATCTTGTGGAATAATCCAGGTCTCAACATttgattgaaaattttgaatCCGCGGATGAATAAGGTTTATCGTTTGCACTGTTTCAATTTAAGGTCCCTTGATTTTGTCCACTGCACCAGTAGATGTCTTTCTAAATTGATGGAAAAACATTCTTATCAGGAATCCTAATCTCAGTTTTGGCCAGCAGAGTTTTGGATAAAGATACCTGAAAATGGATTTTTTGTGACAACTAGAGGGTGTGCTATGTGGGTAGCCTAACCCTGCCTTTAAATTACACTCCACCAAGTTTCAGAGATTTGAACCCTCCATTATTCAGTACCCTATGATCAATTGGCGATACCTGAACAAACTGGGGTGATTGTAATATATTGTGATATATGTAGCATACATCAACATTGCCTTTCtatcatttaataattaaaatgctAGATTAGAAATTTAGAATGATCTATTATTATACCATAGATCAACTGACATGGGGTTGTTTTACTTTTATCATTAGTCTCGAGTTTGAGTTCCTCTTAATACAGCTAAATACTTCGTAGAGAGAATTTTATCGCTCATAGCGATCCTACCCGACTCGAAAGGATTGTATCATTACATGTGgtttaaactaaaaaaaaatgatcTATTATGAATTTACAAGTCCTAGTATTAGTTTGTTGACCTGATAGTTGTTTCAATGCCTACCAAAGCAAGGAGAAATGGTTGAATTGAATGTTTTTTGTCTGGGCTGAATGCGGGTAAACAAAAGCAAGTGAAACTTTTGATAAATGAAGATCAACAACACTAAACATTTAAAAGTgcaactaataattaattacaAACTGTATAGTTTCTGTCAGATTGAAAGTTTGTCACGTATAATATTTCATCACGTTATCACCGTTTTCTGCCAAAAGTGGATCTCTAATGAGTTTCAACAACCTAGAGATTTCCGTCAAAAACAACCTAGAGAGATTCAAGCAATCCAAcactgtatttttttttttttatcaacgaCACGATATTGTTAAGTGCATGTTCTGTTGAAAAACACCTTTACTTGGGTTTGCCCATCTTattcattttgttttattttttccaaCTTGTTCATATTGTAACTTCTCCTTTTGGACCTCTTtgggtttgtttgttttttcttttccaattaaaataaaaagtctTCAAAGCCACAACAACCCAAACATACGTTTACTTCCAAACAACTAGAGAACTCCTTCAATTTCCATTTACATGTCTTCAAAAGTGCATTGACTGAAACCAAACACAATATAAGGGTGTTTGAAAACTAATTGAGTGTAACATAAATACACTTTTATCTTAATTTGTAAGAAGATTTCCATTCCTTTACATCGGTATGAACAGATATCTAAGTATATCTTAGTATTTTATTCgcaacagtttttttttttttccatgagcTGAATGTTGGTAAACAAAAGCGACCatcaaatatttataatatgAAAGATAACGACACTGATTCTTGAAAAATGCACAAATTATTTTAATAGTAAAGTTTCTATCATATTGAAAGTTTACCACGCTTATATTTCATCAGGTTGTCTCTTTGTTTTTGTGCCATTATCACTGTGTTGGCACCTACAGAAAAAATGCTGAGTAGGAATTTAACTCTTGCTCTGTCGTCTTGTATAACAGTTGTATTACAACGACCGTCAAAATTGAACTTTACTTGGTACAACTGGTAACAGGTTTCgaatttaaatatcattttctCGTATGCTGAGGGTTTAAAACCCTCTgctttcagtaaaaaaaatttgatggACAATTTTTTTCAAGGAAACCCCCTAATGTTCATACTTAGGAGTGAGTATTTACTAGTCTCTCCAAAATTTTAATGTCGCCCTACTCAATAGTCTAGAAGTGCTTTCTCTggttctattttatttttgtaaaaaaaaaatctcataatAGTACTAGTacattaatatatttatattgtttAAGAAGTGCATGTGACTTGATGTCATGCTCAATTATTTAAGAATAGTTGAAATATAAATAAGTGCATGTTCGTCATCGTAGCCATTATTTGCATTGGCAAGATTCCAATGGCGTTAATGATACTacattaatatatttatacttgATGAGGAACACATGATTCTAAATAATAAAATGCTGGGATTGATAGAATCACTAACAAAATTATTGCTCTAGTTTATTGTAGTGCAGAATCATCGTTATTTTCAGCAAGTTCTTTCTAGCACATTGGAGTAACTAGCTAGTAGATTGCTGAGCTTATTAAGTATTTAATCTAGAATTCTTTTATTGAGCGGTATGTATGGGGAAGATTTGAAGGAGACACACTCACTTAATataatttattaagtttttagatGATTAGTCTCATGACTACTGGTCGTGTAATACTTGGAAAAAAATATcatctttattttttagaaGTAGATCTACTTGCactcaatctttttttttagaaGTTGTTATTTGACAATTAATTAATTGCACTCAATCTTGTAATGTTTCAGAATTTGTTTTGCTTATTGGCCATTGAATTAATAaactagaaaaggaaaaaaggatGAATGAGATAGATACAATAATATATAAGAGATACATCAAGTGCTAACTTGTGGTTGACAAATCAAACTAATAATGTAGGCCAAAATATTCAAGTAGCCAATTTTGTTCaattttaagaaaaatacaTGTATAATTTTCAGTATTGCAATCAGGGAAGACTGCAACAGAATATAGCCGAACTGAACAAGACGTGGTTTTGAAGATTAAAGTTACGAATATTTGTTAGCACCCGTGTAAATAAATGTTGACACTTACTTCTAAAGCAAAATGTGAATGGAATTTTTTTATGGATTTAAATGAAAGTTTGTTCACATAATCACATTACACTCAATCAGTGTCTAAAAATACACTAAATGGATCATTGTTCTTTTATATGCACTTTGCAGAGTTAAtgttcatccaagacaagaagacaAAAACCTCCCCTGGCCCCTTACAAAACTAATAGGCAAATCACCTGAGGCAGTTTTGAAAATAGGGGGGAAAATAGATTAAAGAGCTATATACAATATAAACAATATAACAAAGTGGTACCTGGTATAACCTGTAAATCATATCATATATAATTTGTACCACTTAACCCAAAGGTGATTGATTAAATTAAGATTAAGATCTTTAATCCTGCAGTAACCCCCAAAAATTAGAATTGTAATACTCACATGTATATTCATTATTCAACATTCTCAGTCTCTTGTcttcaattttcactctttcagATCAAATACCAATGCTAATTCATGCCTCCCTTTCTTATTCCCAGTAATTTGTCCTCTATGTTTGTATAATTGAATCTTTCAACAATTATATTAAACACCCACTATCAAATATTAAACTAGTATTTTTACCAGGGAAAGGGGGAGTTTGTTTCACACCATACTAATAAAAGAAGAACAAACAACAGCATATTTGGATTGACTTACTTATTGTTAAAATCAATTTGTGACCCAAAAACTATTCACAAAAATTTCTTTCAATAATTAGTTTTGAACTTACAATTAATTATATAAGGGTTTTCAATCATCTTAGAAGAGACATAGACATGGGGGAATCCAGCTTTAAGTCGGGGTTCAGATGAACCAGGGGTTTATGAGTTCAGATGAACCcctgaacaaaaaaaatttgcacttattttcttataaattttttttgaaccccttgaaaattttaaattacacTAGTAGATCAAGTTTTACACCTGTTTACACTAAAGACCCACACTCACTTGCTCATCTCTCACGTAGATGACAACTATGACCTGCataattttttatgtataaacatattaaaattgtttttaattatatttttccagatgtgttcatttgaaaaatttaaacCTCTGATCCCAGGTCCTGGATTCGCTACTGGACACAGGGTCCCCATCACCCCGGATCAATGTTGTCAATCTCAAATAGCGGTGCATAGCTCCGGTCCACAAAAATATACCGCATTGCGGAATAGTTTATACAGTAtaactatatacatataaattataaaaaatactcAAAATTCTTGGCACTcataattaacattaaaaagTCACGAGTGTATTAAACTAAACATACTAGTACCTAGAAAAGTCAAGGTGACCAAGAGGTTCGAGAACTGGATTTCTCACTCCTAGAtttagatttgccaccccacttaaagtggggaattACTAAAATATCCCTCCGTGTTATTTTATGGGAGATAAATATTCGAAAGGTTTCGGTAGTTTAAGTTCCGAAACTAATCAATTTTATAATTCCCAGTTCCAAaccattcaatttcatttcaaTTCCAAACCAGTTCCCCCCATCGTCTCCCTCTTCGACATCCTCTCCCTCTTAGACTTTCCGACCTTGATATTCTGGTACAACATCAGTTTTAGACATTATAGTTTCACTTTCCGAAAGGTTTCGGAATATAAAGTTCCAAAACCTTTCGGAACATAAAGTTCCAAAACCTTTCGGGACATAAAGTTTCAAAACCTTACAAATAAGGGGTGGCAAATCTAATTTTTACTGTTTCGGAATATAAATCACCGGAATCATTCAGAA
This portion of the Lotus japonicus ecotype B-129 chromosome 3, LjGifu_v1.2 genome encodes:
- the LOC130747808 gene encoding uncharacterized protein LOC130747808; the encoded protein is MWTPFLLRMAAAEQTNPNKDYYKVLEVDYDATDEIIKLSYRRLAMKWHPDKHKGDGDGDVTAKFQEINEAYNVLSDPAKRLDYDLTGTCEVEKYSLQEYLARFKGMILTCNGLGINHADRWSQHLIENFESADE